The DNA sequence GCGCTTCGACTGGTGGCGCAGGGACCGCTGAGGCGGGCCGCACAGTCGGTCGCGGTGGCGCGGACCTACTCGGGGGCCGCGTCACCGCGACGCTCACGCCGGGCGTCGAGCAGCCGCTTGCCCCAGCGGCGGGCGGCCGCCGAGGTGGCGGCCGCGGCGAGCAGCGGGGCCGTGCCGGTGCGAGCCAGGAGATAGCGGCGGTTGACGACCGGGTCGGGCCGCCAGTGCCGCTTGTAGGGCTCGGTGCCGCGCAACAGGCTGAGCGTGCGGGGCCGTTCGCCCGCGGTGTGGCGGGTGCAGGCGTCCAGAAGCATGGTCGCCACGTCGGCCTTGCGCTCGCGCAGCAGCGGATGCGCGCCGTACAGATAGCCCCCGGCCAGACCGCCGGACAGGAGCGTCAGGTCCGCCGCCATCACCTCGCCGTCAAGACGGAACTCGGTGACGACCGCCTCGCCCGCGGCCACCATGGGCCGCACCGAGCGGATCAGGTGCTCGCGGAAGCGCGGCCGCAGGTGCTCGGTGGTCACCTTCCGTCCCTGCCACTGGAGTTGGTGCAGCCGCAGCAGCGTGCGCAGGGAATCCGGTACGTCCTCCGCGGGTACGACGTGCGACTCCACGCCGAGCTTCGCGAGTTTGCGCAGCTTGGCGCGGGTGCGCTGGGCCCGGGGCGTCGGCAGCCGGGCGAGCAGCTCCTCCATGGGCAGCGGCGGGAGTTCGAGGCACGGCGAGTCGTCCACGACGTGGCGCGGCCCGCGCCAGCGCGCGTACACGCGCTCCACGCAGCCGCCCGGACGGACCTCGCGGAAGTCGAGCAGGGCGCCGCTCGCCAGGCCCGCGAGGCCTTCGGTCAGGGCGCGCAGGCTGCCCTCCGCCGCTTCGTCGAGCAGTACGTCCGTGAAGTCGGAGATGGCGCCGCCCAGCGGGGTGAGCACGGGCAGCGGGCCGCGCGCCCGCATGAGGGGCGCCGCCGCGACCAGGTCCTCGCCGTCCCGGACCAGCAGGACCCGCAGATGTCCCCGGGTGCCGTACGACTGCCACCAGGAGGACAGCCAGGCGTGGCTCTGGAACGGCGTCGCCGCGTGGCACGACCGGTAGAGCCGTCCCCACGGCGCGCCCAGGCGCTCGAACTCCTCTTCGCGTACGCAGAGTTCGACGGTCATCCGGCCGCCCGCCGCGGTCACACCGCGTCCCCGGCCAGGACCGGAGTCGGCGCGGGCACGGTCGCCGTGCCCACCCGGTCTGCGGGGCGCCGGGGCCGCACGAGGAGGGCGAGGCCGCCGATGAGGCCGCCCGCGCTGGTGCCGACCAGCGTGCTCACGGGTGTGGACACCGACGAGGGCGCGGTGGGCTTCAGGGCGCGGGAGAACGGCAGCAGCTTGATCTGGGTGCTCTTCTTGGCGTGGTTGGCGCTGACCGTGAGGGAGCGGGCCACGGCGTTGGCGGTGAGCGCGGCCTCGCCCGGGTGGGCCGAGGACGCGGTGATGGCGATCATCGGCGCGTCCGGCGAGGTCGCCACGCGCACGCTGTCCTTGAGCCGCGTGGCCGACATGCCCGCCGCGACCTGGGCGTCGCCGAGGACGGCCAGCTGGGTGGCGACCCGGCCGTAGGCCTGTGCGTAGCCGAGGGCCGCCGACGGGTCCGTGCGGTCCTGCGGTACGGCGATGACGTAGCTGGTCGCCGTGTACTGCGGGGTGTGCAGGACGCCGTACGCGCCGCCCGCGGTGGCGCCGAGCAGGGCACAGGCGGGCAGTGGCCACCAGCGGGGCAGCCGGGCCATTCGGGCGCGCGCGCCGGGGAAGGGGTTACGCATCGCAGGTCACCTCCGAGATCGAGCCGGAGAGAGCCGACTCGTAGACGTTCATCAGCTGCCCGGCGCTGCGGGCGATGCTGTAGTGGTGGGCGGCGGGCGGTGCCGTGCGGGCCGCGGTGCCGCGCGGGCGCAGCGTGTGCAGGGCACGGGCGAGGGAGTCCGGGTCGCTCGCGCAGGGCATGGCGAGGCCGCGCTCGGCGCAGGGCCGGGCGTCGATGGCCGGGCAGTCGGCGTAGAGCACGGGAAGCCCGCTGGCTAGGCCTTCCAGGAGGGCGAGCCCGAAGGCCTCCTCGGGCGACGGCGAGGCGAGTGCGTCCATGGCCGACAGGAGAGCGGGCAGGTCGGTGCCGTCCGACGGGGTGACGTCGGGCTCGTGCCGGGCCTCTCCCGCGAACCGCACGCGGCCTGTGATCCGCAGCCGCTCGGCGAGGTTCCGCAGCTCGGCCTCCTGCGGTCCCGTACCGACAAGGACGGCCACCACGTCGCCCGGGAGCTGGGCGACGGCGCGCAGCAGCACGTCGAAGCGCTTGCCGGGCGTGAGGCGGCCCACTCCCCCGACGACATAGGCGTCTTCCGGCAGGTCCAGACGGCGGCGGGTGGTCGCGCGGGCGGCGGGGTCGTAGCGGAAGCGGTCCGCGTCGATGCCGTTCGGTACGACGCTGATGCGCTGCCGGGGCACTCCCCAGCGGTGCAGGCGGCGAGCCACGGCGGGCGACACGGCGACGGTGACGCGGCCGAGTCGTTCCCCGGCGAGGTACAGGGCGCGCACGCCGCCCGTCAGGGGCCGTCCCTCCATCTGTGACTCGCCCAGCGAGTGCTCGGTGGCCACCACCGCGCGAACGCCCGCGAGCCGGGCGGCGATCCGGCCGTACAGACAGGCCCGGTACAGATGGGTGTGGACCACGTCGTAGCGCCCGGCGCGGATCAGCTTGGTGAGGCGCGGCAGGGCGGACAGATCGCGGTTGCCGGTCA is a window from the Streptomyces spectabilis genome containing:
- a CDS encoding GNAT family N-acetyltransferase gives rise to the protein MTVELCVREEEFERLGAPWGRLYRSCHAATPFQSHAWLSSWWQSYGTRGHLRVLLVRDGEDLVAAAPLMRARGPLPVLTPLGGAISDFTDVLLDEAAEGSLRALTEGLAGLASGALLDFREVRPGGCVERVYARWRGPRHVVDDSPCLELPPLPMEELLARLPTPRAQRTRAKLRKLAKLGVESHVVPAEDVPDSLRTLLRLHQLQWQGRKVTTEHLRPRFREHLIRSVRPMVAAGEAVVTEFRLDGEVMAADLTLLSGGLAGGYLYGAHPLLRERKADVATMLLDACTRHTAGERPRTLSLLRGTEPYKRHWRPDPVVNRRYLLARTGTAPLLAAAATSAAARRWGKRLLDARRERRGDAAPE
- a CDS encoding lipopolysaccharide biosynthesis protein, which translates into the protein MRNPFPGARARMARLPRWWPLPACALLGATAGGAYGVLHTPQYTATSYVIAVPQDRTDPSAALGYAQAYGRVATQLAVLGDAQVAAGMSATRLKDSVRVATSPDAPMIAITASSAHPGEAALTANAVARSLTVSANHAKKSTQIKLLPFSRALKPTAPSSVSTPVSTLVGTSAGGLIGGLALLVRPRRPADRVGTATVPAPTPVLAGDAV
- a CDS encoding glycosyltransferase; protein product: MRALHVITGLGMGGAEQQLRLMLRHLPASCDVVTLTNPGSVARQIMDEGTRVTHLGMTGNRDLSALPRLTKLIRAGRYDVVHTHLYRACLYGRIAARLAGVRAVVATEHSLGESQMEGRPLTGGVRALYLAGERLGRVTVAVSPAVARRLHRWGVPRQRISVVPNGIDADRFRYDPAARATTRRRLDLPEDAYVVGGVGRLTPGKRFDVLLRAVAQLPGDVVAVLVGTGPQEAELRNLAERLRITGRVRFAGEARHEPDVTPSDGTDLPALLSAMDALASPSPEEAFGLALLEGLASGLPVLYADCPAIDARPCAERGLAMPCASDPDSLARALHTLRPRGTAARTAPPAAHHYSIARSAGQLMNVYESALSGSISEVTCDA